A single region of the Balaenoptera ricei isolate mBalRic1 chromosome 12, mBalRic1.hap2, whole genome shotgun sequence genome encodes:
- the OOEP gene encoding oocyte-expressed protein homolog gives MIDDAGAAEARGDGLLGFPLPPPRIRSRPWWFPVQELRNPLVFSLEAWLADSIFGPDRAVVPEMEWMSQALLTVDAVHAGKLVEVTVFGRPAVQRRVKSVLLSLASSHREQRARAEKMERLEEFLKAQAPGPQVPQRPVA, from the exons ATGATCGACGACGCGGGCGCCGCCGAGGCCCGGGGGGACGGGCTGCTGGGGTTCCCACTTCCGCCGCCACGGATTCGCTCCCGGCCGTGGTGGTTTCCTGTGCAGGAGCTGAGGAACCCGCTGGTGTTTTCTTTGGAGGCGTGGCTGGCCGACTCGATCTTCG GCCCAGACCGAGCCGTGGTTCCGGAAATGGAGTGGATGAGCCAGGCCCTGCTGACGGTGGACGCAGTTCACGCCGGGAAGTTGGTGGAAGTCACCGTCTTCGGGCGGCCGGCTGTCCAGCGCCGGGTGAAGAGCGTGCTCCTGAGCCTGGCGTCGAGTCACCGGGAGCAGCGCGCCCGAG CTGAGAAGATGGAACGACTCGAGGAGTTCTTGAAGGCCCAGGCACCAGGTCCCCAGGTCCCCCAGCGTCCTGTTGCATAA